A genome region from Coffea arabica cultivar ET-39 chromosome 7e, Coffea Arabica ET-39 HiFi, whole genome shotgun sequence includes the following:
- the LOC113702441 gene encoding uncharacterized protein — translation MGAVTSTMAAKFAFFPPNPPSYGVAEDEGTGKLRMTGVAERDNVDVLRLATKRGTRIVALYVKNPAASLTLLYSHGNAADLGQMYDLFSELSLHLRVNLMGYDYSGYGQSTGKPSEQNTYADIEAAYRCLLEKYGANEEDIILYGQSVGSGPTLDLASRLSRLRAVVLHSPIMSGLRVMYPVKRTYWFDIYKNIEKIPLVQSPVLVIHGTADDVVDCSHGKQLWELCKEKYEPLWVKGGNHCDLELYPEYIKHLKKFISAIEKSSHFRSGSMPPSDQMDAARNSTDCRPRSSTDQREKSRLSIDQREKPKAMSDLREKSRASVDRRERSRKSVDFSEKANNSSEQPERARNSIDRFGEMMRSAVLCNIDCFKPAGAKI, via the exons ATGGGGGCCGTGACGTCCACGATGGCTGCCAAGTTTGCGTTTTTTCCGCCGAATCCACCCTCGTATGGGGTGGCAGAGGACGAAGGGACCGGGAAATTGAGGATGACGGGAGTCGCCGAGAGGGACAACGTCGACGTTTTGAGGCTGGCGACGAAGAGGGGGACCCGGATTGTGGCTCTCTACGTTAAAAACCCGGCTGCGTCCCTCACTTTGCTCTACTCCCACGGCAACGCTGCTGATCTGGGCCAGATGTATGACCTCTTCAGCGAACTCAGCCTTCATCTACGCGTCAACTTGATGGG GTATGACTATTCAGGATATGGACAGTCTACTGGAAAG CCAAGCGAGCAGAACACTTATGCTGACATAGAAGCGGCATATAGATGTCTTCTGGAGAAATATGGGGCAAACGAAGAAGATATAATATTATATGGGCAATCTGTTGGGAGTGGTCCAACTTTGGATTTGGCATCCAGATTATCACGGTTAAGGGCTGTGGTTCTTCACAGTCCAATCATGTCTGGTCTTCGTGTTATGTATCCAGTGAAGCGCACTTATTGGTTTGATATATACAAG AATATCGAGAAAATACCATTGGTTCAGAGTCCTGTTTTGGTAATCCAT GGAACAGCAGATGACGTTGTGGATTGCTCTCATGGCAAGCAGCTTTGGGAGCTATGTAAAGAGAAATATGAGCCATTATGGGTAAAAGGCGGCAACCATTGTGATTTGGAGCTTTATCCTGAGTATATTAAGCATCTGAAGAAATTTATATCAGCTATAGAGAAGTCATCGCATTTTAGAAGTGGTTCAATGCCACCTTCAGATCAAATGGACGCTGCCCGTAACAGCACAGATTGTAGACCTAGATCAAGCACGGATCAGAGAGAGAAGTCTAGGCTGAGTATTGACCAGAGGGAGAAACCTAAAGCAATGTCAGACCTTAGAGAGAAGTCAAGAGCCAGTGTTGACAGGAGAGAAAGATCTCGAAAGAGTGTGGATTTTTCTGAAAAAGCAAATAATAGCTCAGAACAGCCGGAAAGAGCTAGGAACAGCATTGACCG CTTTGGAGAGATGATGAGATCAGCAGTATTGTGCAATATTGATTGTTTCAAGCCTGCAGGAGCAAAGATCTGA
- the LOC113702442 gene encoding uncharacterized protein isoform X2 — protein MAAALPRLSLSGTLLVHPNRKTLTAALTTSSVDTKQRLPYNPHRTYPAKPQKPQLDLTPTLSTSSISVSDLLKRATPAPSSTTAKGTLCESEMTYLGYERWLPSPPKVEKPRSVFNAASLAYIGDCIYELYARRHFLFPPLNIEEYNDRVTAVVRCEAQDAMLQKLINDDFLSEQERDVLRWGKNVGSSKTRTKKRAGVAVYNRASSLETLFYVNCRLAFCI, from the exons ATGGCTGCGGCTCTTCCAAGGCTTTCGCTCTCGGGCACACTCCTGGTGCACCCCAATCGGAAAACACTAACAGCAGCGCTAACGACGTCATCAGTGGACACCAAGCAGAGATTGCCTTATAACCCACATCGCACCTACCCTGCTAAACCCCAAAAACCCCAACTTGATCTGACTCCCACGCTTTCCACCTCCAGCATATCGGTTTCCGACCTCCTGAAACGCGCCACTCCCGCCCCCTCCTCTACCACCGCCAAAG GGACTCTCTGTGAAAGTGAAATGACGTACTTGGGATACGAGAGATGGCTTCCCAGTCCTCCCAAGGTGGAGAAGCCTCGTTCTGTTTTCAACGCGGCATCGTTGGCTTACATTGGAGACTGCATTTACgag TTATATGCTCGAAGacactttctttttcctcctttgAATATTGAAGAATACAATGATCGTGTGACGGCAGTTGTGCGTTGTGAGGCCCAA GATGCGATGCTGCAAAAACTTATTAATGATGATTTCTTGTCAGAACAAGAAAG GGATGTGCTTCGTTGGGGGAAAAATGTTGGTTCATCAAAAACAAGGACCAAAAAGCGTGCTGGGGTGGCTGTTTACAACAGGGCCTCTTCACTGGAAACTCTT TTTTATGTCAATTGTAGGTTGGCTTTCTGTATCTGA
- the LOC113702442 gene encoding uncharacterized protein isoform X1, translating to MAAALPRLSLSGTLLVHPNRKTLTAALTTSSVDTKQRLPYNPHRTYPAKPQKPQLDLTPTLSTSSISVSDLLKRATPAPSSTTAKGTLCESEMTYLGYERWLPSPPKVEKPRSVFNAASLAYIGDCIYELYARRHFLFPPLNIEEYNDRVTAVVRCEAQDAMLQKLINDDFLSEQERDVLRWGKNVGSSKTRTKKRAGVAVYNRASSLETLVGFLYLTNVERLEEIMLMLGFCSGASDQSIPKEEDSN from the exons ATGGCTGCGGCTCTTCCAAGGCTTTCGCTCTCGGGCACACTCCTGGTGCACCCCAATCGGAAAACACTAACAGCAGCGCTAACGACGTCATCAGTGGACACCAAGCAGAGATTGCCTTATAACCCACATCGCACCTACCCTGCTAAACCCCAAAAACCCCAACTTGATCTGACTCCCACGCTTTCCACCTCCAGCATATCGGTTTCCGACCTCCTGAAACGCGCCACTCCCGCCCCCTCCTCTACCACCGCCAAAG GGACTCTCTGTGAAAGTGAAATGACGTACTTGGGATACGAGAGATGGCTTCCCAGTCCTCCCAAGGTGGAGAAGCCTCGTTCTGTTTTCAACGCGGCATCGTTGGCTTACATTGGAGACTGCATTTACgag TTATATGCTCGAAGacactttctttttcctcctttgAATATTGAAGAATACAATGATCGTGTGACGGCAGTTGTGCGTTGTGAGGCCCAA GATGCGATGCTGCAAAAACTTATTAATGATGATTTCTTGTCAGAACAAGAAAG GGATGTGCTTCGTTGGGGGAAAAATGTTGGTTCATCAAAAACAAGGACCAAAAAGCGTGCTGGGGTGGCTGTTTACAACAGGGCCTCTTCACTGGAAACTCTT GTTGGCTTTCTGTATCTGACAAATGTTGAACGTTTAGAGGAGATCATGCTGATGTTGGGCTTCTGTTCTGGTGCTTCTGACCAGTCAATTCCAAAGGAAGAAGACA GCAACTAG